One segment of Solanum stenotomum isolate F172 chromosome 1, ASM1918654v1, whole genome shotgun sequence DNA contains the following:
- the LOC125843858 gene encoding pathogenesis-related leaf protein 6-like — translation MALFKASNVLICFIILAFVLPYCDAQNSQTDYLNTHNSARSQVTGVSAITWNTTLENYAQTYANQRISDCNLVHSNGPYGENIAKGSGSFMTGTAAVNLWVGEKPYYDYNSNSCTGGKECRHYTQVVWKNSIQLGCARVQCTNGWWFVTCNYNPPGNYIGQRPY, via the coding sequence ATGGCATTATTCAAAGCTTCTAATGTTCTAATTTGTTTCATCATTTTGGCATTTGTTTTACCTTATTGTGATGCCCAAAATTCCCAAACAGACTATCTCAACACTCATAATTCAGCTCGATCTCAAGTAACTGGTGTTAGTGCAATAACATGGAACACAACTCTTGAAAATTATGCACAAACTTATGCCAATCAAAGAATTAGTGATTGCAATCTTGTCCACTCTAATGGTCCTTACGGCGAAAATATTGCTAAGGGAAGTGGTTCTTTCATGACCGGCACTGCTGCTGTTAACTTGTGGGTGGGCGAAAAACCGTACTATGATTATAATAGTAATAGTTGCACTGGTGGAAAAGAATGTCGACATTATACTCAAGTAGTCTGGAAAAACTCGATTCAACTTGGTTGTGCTCGAGTTCAGTGTACCAACGGCTGGTGGTTTGTTACATGCAACTATAATCCTCCAGGTAATTACATTGGTCAACGCCCATACTAA
- the LOC125853610 gene encoding probable xyloglucan endotransglucosylase/hydrolase protein 10, whose protein sequence is MNHFSRFIFLVTYFIYLSHIALASIVSTGDYNKDFYVTYSPNHINTSVDGRTRSLIFDKESGTEIASKDMYLFGQFDMKIKLIPGNSAGTVVAFYLASGQPNRDEVDFEFLGNVAGKPYTLQTNVYVDGFDDREQRINLWFDPTQDYHTYSILWNLHQIVFMVDWVPIRTYRNHADKGAKYPHWQPMELKMSIWNGEDWATDGGKTKIDWSKAPFVATLGNYKIDACVWKGNARFCRAESENHWWNKGQSSTLTWTQRRLFKWVRKYHLTYDYCMDNQRFKNNMPIECSLPKY, encoded by the exons atgaatcatttctctagatttattttcttggtcacttattttatttacttatctCATATTGCATTAGCTTCTATAGTTTCTACAGGAGATTATAATAAGGATTTCTACGTAACATATTCACCTAACCATATAAACACTTCTGTTGATGGCCGTACAAGAAGCTTGATATTTGACAAGGAATCTg GTACAGAGATTGCTTCAAAGGATATGTACTTATTTGGTCAATTCGACATGAAAATTAAGTTGATACCAGGAAATTCAGCAGGCACTGTTGTAGCATTCTAT TTAGCTTCGGGTCAACCGAATCGCGATGAGGTAGATTTTGAATTTCTGGGGAATGTAGCTGGAAAACCTTATACTCTTCAAACAAATGTTTATGTTGATGGATTTGACGATAGAGAACAACGAATCAATTTGTGGTTTGATCCAACACAAGACTACCACACTTATTCTATTCTATGGAACCTTCACCAAATTGT GTTCATGGTAGATTGGGTACCTATTAGAACATACAGAAACCATGCAGATAAAGGAGCTAAATATCCACATTGGCAGCCAATGGAACTCAAAATGAGCATATGGAATGGAGAAGATTGGGCAACAGATGgtggaaaaacaaaaattgattGGTCAAAAGCACCCTTTGTGGCCACATTGGGAAATTACAAAATTGATGCTTGTGTTTGGAAAGGGAATGCAAGATTTTGCAGAGCAGAAAGTGAAAATCATTGGTGGAATAAGGGGCAATCTAGTACTTTGACATGGACACAAAGAAGATTGTTTAAATGGGTTAGAAAGTATCATTTGACATATGATTATTGTATGGATAATCAACgtttcaaaaataatatgcCCATAGAGTGCTCTCTTCCAAAGTATTAA
- the LOC125852179 gene encoding pathogenesis-related protein 1A1-like, with the protein MQHSGGPYGENLASAFPQLNAAGAVQQWVNERQWYNYNSNTCQAGRVCGHYTPVVWRNSVRLGCARVRCNNGWYFITCNYDPRGNMSGQRPFLVEEQPDFDSN; encoded by the coding sequence ATGCAGCATTCAGGTGGTCCTTACGGCGAAAACCTAGCCTCTGCATTTCCCCAGCTCAACGCGGCTGGTGCCGTGCAGCAGTGGGTCAATGAGAGGCAATGGTACAATTATAATTCGAATACTTGTCAAGCTGGTAGAGTATGTGGACATTATACTCCAGTGGTATGGCGTAACTCGGTACGTCTTGGTTGTGCTAGGGTCAGGTGCAACAATGGGTGGTATTTTATAACTTGCAATTATGATCCACGTGGTAATATGAGCGGTCAACGTCCATTCCTTGTTGAAGAGCAACCAGACTTTGATTCCAACTGA